ACCTTGTACGCCTCGTCGGTCGCGGTCCAAAGGGCGTAGCGAAGGGCGGCGGGGTCGTTGTCTTCTGGGGCTAGCTGGACGTTGCCGTCGCCGCGGCTGGAGGAGCTGTCGGCGGCGTAGTCTCCGACGCGGACGGAGACGCGGATGACGCGCTGGTGGTTGGTGTCTTCGCGGGTGAGCGCGCCGTAGTTAGCGACGGCGTCGTAACCCATGAGCTCGTCCATGCGGTACTCGATGAAGTAGGGGCGCTGGAGGCCGGGGAGGACGAGGAGTTTTTGTTCGCGGGCCAGCTCGGACTTCATGGCTTCGAGCATGGGGTCTTTTTCTTGGGCCACCGCCCTATTTGTAACGGAGAGAGTTGCTAATAGGGTTAGGGCGGCTAGAGTGGCGATCTTGCGGCCGGGAGAGGAAGACGGTTCGTGCTTCGCACGAATGTCCCACCCATGCGATACGGCCGCATGGATGGGGCACCCGATTTCGGTGGCGGCACTCCCACATCTGGCGGTGATGCTGCCAGATATGGGGCACCCGGCTTTGTGGCGAGGAGTATGTAACTGTTTCAGGAGCTTATTCATTAGTTGCCTCCTTTCGGCGTGTTGTCGTCAGGAGATGGCGGCGGAATGAGGGGTGGGCGGGTGGTTCCCTGGGACTGGCGCTGGGTCTCGATCTCGGAGACGAGCATGGCGGGGGCTACGGCGCTTACCGGGATCGAGCCGGACTCCGCGCCGCAGATGCCGTTGAAGATGTCCTGCTTGTCGTTGGTCGCGACGATTCGATTGAGCGCTGCCTGCGGGGTGCCGACGATGCTGACGCCTCGGACCAGCTCGTCCGGGCGGCCATCCACGTAGACGCGGTAGACGACGAGCGGAATGACCTGGAAGGCCTGCGGCGAACGGCGGGTGGTGACGGCGAAGCCGGAGGAGATGTCCTCGAAGTAGAGGCCGTAGGGCTTGTTCTGCTTCTTCGCCTCGGCGATGAGCATCTTGCGGAGTTCGGCGTCGCTGACGGACTTGGTCGAGGTGACGATGAGGTTGCCCTGCCTGCCAGTCGGCATATGCCCCGTCTCGGCGCGGCCGTGCCCGTTCGAGTTCGAGAAGCTGGCGATGGGCTGGCGCGACATCAGGAAGGTCTCGAGGACGCCGTTCTTGATGAGGTCGACACGACGGGCTGGCTGGCCTTCGTCGTCGAAGCTGTAGTGGCCGCTGAGCGGACGGCCCTCGAATTTTTCGAGGGTGGGGTCGTCGGAGACGGAGAGGAAGTCGGGAAGAATGGGCTTGCCGAGGAGCTTGGTGAAGGTCTGGCCCTCTTCGTCGCCGCGCTGGCGCTGGCCTTCGAGGCGGTGGCCGAGGACTTCATGAAAAAAGACGGCGGAGGCGCGGCCGCTGAGGATGGCGGGGCCGTCGAAGGGCTCGGTGATGGGGGCGTTGCGGAGGTCGACCAGGTTTTTGGCCATCGCATTCGTCTTGGCGATGAGGGCTTTCTGGTCGGGGAGGTTGCCGGTGGCGTCGGCCTCAAAGGTCTCGACGCGGAAGAGGTCCATGCCGTCGGCGGCGCGAGTTCGGGCGACGACTATCAGGCGGGCGACGTGGTTGGGAGTGGAGACCTCCTGGCCTTCGGAGGAGACGAAGTAGTCGGTCTCGGTGGAGGCCTGGAGGCCGACGGTGTTGTAGTAGATGTCGGGGTATTGCTTGAAGAGGCCGGAGAGCTCGCGGAGGCGCTGCTCCCAGGCGGCCTTGTCGACTTTGAGAGCGTCGGCTGCGGGGAGGAGCTTTTGTGCGGGCTGCTCGGCGGAGAAGTCTGCGGACGCGTCTTCTTCTTTGGCTCGGACCTGCTGCTCGGTCTTGACTTTGAGGTAGCCGTCGAGGGCGCGGGCGTATCCGCGGTCGGTGGCGAACCAGAGGCTGCGGGCAAGCGCGGCTCGGTCGTCGGTCAGAGGCAGGGCCATGGTAGTGAGGGCGGAGTTGCGGTG
This Granulicella aggregans DNA region includes the following protein-coding sequences:
- a CDS encoding TldD/PmbA family protein gives rise to the protein MDQSPTVPMRHGDWMTLTVDGPPFINSLHSLSTQVQRGVFILNKQHWLATSIFLGLSLTSPFATHLSAAPRPAADAEAEPKLPRPTPPPVLVQAMQAELKRAMSELGNQPASGSDNATPKPYFLSYAVSDASNIDISAQYGAITASNQFHRRVADVQVRLGTPAQDNTHGDHRNSALTTMALPLTDDRAALARSLWFATDRGYARALDGYLKVKTEQQVRAKEEDASADFSAEQPAQKLLPAADALKVDKAAWEQRLRELSGLFKQYPDIYYNTVGLQASTETDYFVSSEGQEVSTPNHVARLIVVARTRAADGMDLFRVETFEADATGNLPDQKALIAKTNAMAKNLVDLRNAPITEPFDGPAILSGRASAVFFHEVLGHRLEGQRQRGDEEGQTFTKLLGKPILPDFLSVSDDPTLEKFEGRPLSGHYSFDDEGQPARRVDLIKNGVLETFLMSRQPIASFSNSNGHGRAETGHMPTGRQGNLIVTSTKSVSDAELRKMLIAEAKKQNKPYGLYFEDISSGFAVTTRRSPQAFQVIPLVVYRVYVDGRPDELVRGVSIVGTPQAALNRIVATNDKQDIFNGICGAESGSIPVSAVAPAMLVSEIETQRQSQGTTRPPLIPPPSPDDNTPKGGN